The Syngnathus acus chromosome 3, fSynAcu1.2, whole genome shotgun sequence genome includes a window with the following:
- the tshz3b gene encoding teashirt homolog 3b yields the protein MPRRKQQAPRRASAYVPEDEKEAALLDNDLEGEDSAPEAEEPAAKFLCRDGNDGLGSGHDLRDSPTAADFSGQEMDSESHQSESSDGLSDFESPPLKTEEDILLFKDPASVLSLSSAAMTAADNAATPGSGDEAVLSASVLSSSSSVADSLEKMKAIYTSFLTNSYWSSLNLNLSQPPQEKPPRSHSSSSSSSSSSSCGSGGYDWHQTAVAKTLQQASQNHQNRLALTQHPSATLSAQSAEPSLFSTVQLYRQSSKLYGSIFTGASKFRCKDCSGAYDTLVELTVHMNETGHYRDDNHEVDSEGTKRWSKPRKRSLLEMEGKEDAQKVLKCMYCGHSFESLQDLSVHMIKTKHYQKVPLKEPVTPVAAKIISARKRAPVELDVPSSPDSNGGATPKPACLADANELLQRTAHPYITPNNRYGHQNGASYAWQFESRKSQILKCMECGSSHDTLQELTAHMMVTGHFIKVTNSAIKRGKPIVETVPSPASTPTVEEKVQSVPLAATTFSPPPPPAPAPPPPPTSVSPAAMAVEIKKEEKEEECTKDSFVNTNSNKMSGIEEETEEKFDISSKYTYLTEEDLDASPKGGLDILKSLENTVTSAINKAQNGAPSWGGYPSIHAAYQLPNIMKLSLGNSGKNSPVKYMFPGAEILSPGGKKQTLVSPPNCQTSPFSKNNFHAMEELVKKVTEKVAKVEEKMREPAGVARCSPMRTTPSPCRSEADDSPRGDSPKDTKRGGCKTPPDNVTSGANHKETNGDGSAREPTENGVASPQPGSLCGSTAIITDHPPPEQPFVNPLSALQSVMNAHLGKAAKPALPSLDPMSMLFKMSNSLAEKAAVAASTPPAQAKKSASDHHLDRYFYQPNLSGNDQPMDLTKGKHADKSVSPSPTVAMTKASAAVASFMSSSPLKENALSDISDMLRNLTESQAISKASTPTSLSERSDVEGATQEEAEEVSPAQKRKGRQSNWNPQHLLILQAQFASSLRQTADGKYMMSDLSPQERMHISRFTGLSMTTISHWLANVKYQLRRTGGTKFLKNLDSGHPVFFCSDCASQIRSPSTYVSHLEAHLGFRLRDLAKLSGEQLLGQISQRRLHKGLSDKLLAHLHPSSRPLPSSLPSFPVTLPSSLPAPDSAAAAASPNGDEDEGGAAAAHQCKLCNRTFASKHAVKLHLSKTHGKSPEDHLMYVCELDKQ from the coding sequence CATACGTCCCCGAGGACGAGAAGGAAGCGGCGCTGCTGGATAACGATCTGGAGGGAGAGGACTCAGCGCCGGAAGCCGAGGAACCCGCCGCCAAGTTCCTTTGCCGGGACGGTAATGACGGACTGGGGTCTGGACACGACCTCCGTGACTCGCCCACCGCCGCCGACTTCTCCGGCCAAGAGATGGACAGCGAGTCTCACCAGAGCGAATCTAGTGACGGATTGTCGGACTTTGAGAGCCCGCCGCTCAAAACAGAGGAGGACATTCTCCTTTTTAAAGACCCAGCCAGTGTTCTGTCGCTGTCCTCCGCAGCCATGACGGCGGCGGACAACGCCGCCACCCCGGGCAGCGGCGATGAAGCCGTGCTTTCGGCCTCCGTGCTTTCCAGCTCCAGCTCGGTGGCTGACAGTCTGGAGAAGATGAAGGCCATCTACACCTCTTTCTTGACCAACTCCTACTGGTCTAGCCTAAATCTAAACCTGAGCCAGCCGCCACAGGAGAAGCCCCCTCGCAGCCACAgtagcagcagtagcagcagtaGTAGCAGCAGCTGCGGTAGCGGCGGATACGACTGGCACCAGACAGCCGTCGCCAAAACCCTTCAGCAGGCCTCACAGAACCACCAGAACCGACTGGCCTTGACCCAGCACCCCTCGGCGACCCTGTCGGCGCAGTCTGCCGAGCCGAGCCTCTTTAGCACCGTGCAGCTCTACCGCCAGAGCTCCAAACTCTACGGCTCCATCTTCACCGGTGCCAGCAAGTTCCGCTGTAAAGACTGCAGCGGCGCCTACGACACCCTGGTGGAGCTCACGGTGCACATGAACGAGACCGGACACTACCGGGACGACAACCACGAGGTGGACAGCGAGGGCACCAAGCGCTGGTCCAAACCTCGGAAGCGCTCCTTGCTCGAGATGGAAGGAAAGGAGGATGCGCAGAAGGTTCTCAAGTGCATGTACTGCGGACACTCCTTTGAGTCCCTCCAGGATTTAAGTGTCCACATGATTAAGACCAAACACTACCAAAAAGTGCCTCTGAAGGAGCCCGTGACTCCGGTGGCAGCTAAGATCATTTCGGCTCGGAAAAGAGCCCCCGTGGAGCTGGACGTCCCCAGCTCTCCGGACTCCAATGGAGGGGCCACGCCCAAACCGGCCTGCCTGGCTGATGCCAATGAGCTTCTCCAGAGGACGGCCCACCCCTACATCACGCCCAACAACCGCTACGGGCACCAGAACGGCGCCAGCTACGCCTGGCAGTTTGAGTCACGCAAGTCCCAAATCCTCAAATGCATGGAGTGCGGCAGCTCGCATGACACCCTGCAGGAGCTCACCGCCCATATGATGGTGACCGGACACTTTATCAAAGTCACCAACTCTGCAATCAAGAGGGGCAAACCTATCGTGGAGACGGTGCCCAGTCCGGCATCCACGCCGACCGTAGAAGAGAAAGTCCAGTCGGTTCCCTTGGCCGCCACCACCttctcgccgccgccgccacccgccccggctcctcctccccctcccaccaGCGTCTCGCCTGCCGCCATGGCAGTGGAGATCaaaaaggaggagaaagaagagGAATGTACTAAAGACTCCTTTGTTAACACAAACTCAAACAAGATGTCAGGAATTGAGGAGGAAACTGAGGAGAAGTTTGACATCTCGTCAAAGTACACATATCTGACAGAGGAAGATCTGGACGCGAGTCCCAAAGGAGGTCTGGACATCCTCAAGTCATTGGAGAACACGGTGACCTCCGCCATCAACAAAGCCCAGAACGGAGCTCCGAGCTGGGGAGGCTACCCGAGCATCCACGCCGCCTACCAGCTCCCCAACATCATGAAGCTCTCTCTCGGGAACTCGGGAAAGAACTCTCCAGTAAAGTACATGTTCCCTGGGGCCGAGATCCTGTCGCCCGGCGGCAAAAAACAGACGCTGGTGTCTCCTCCCAATTGCCAAACATCGCCGTTTTCCAAAAACAACTTTCACGCCATGGAGGAGCTTGTAAAGAAGGTGACGGAGAAAGTGGCAAAAGTAGAGGAGAAGATGAGGGAACCGGCAGGCGTGGCGAGGTGTTCCCCCATGAGAACCACGCCGTCACCGTGCCGCAGTGAGGCAGATGACTCTCCGAGAGGGGACTCTCCGAAGGACACCAAAAGAGGAGGCTGTAAAACTCCCCCCGACAATGTGACAAGCGGAGCAAACCACAAGGAGACTAACGGAGACGGCAGTGCGAGGGAACCCACGGAGAACGGCGTGGCCTCGCCTCAGCCCGGGTCCCTCTGCGGCAGCACGGCCATCATCACCGACCATCCGCCCCCGGAGCAGCCCTTCGTCAACCCGCTGAGCGCCCTGCAGTCGGTCATGAACGCCCACCTGGGCAAGGCCGCCAAGCCCGCCCTGCCCTCTCTGGACCCCATGAGTATGCTCTTCAAGATGAGCAACAGCCTGGCCGAGAAGGCAGCGGTGGCGGCATCCACGCCGCCCGCCCAGGCCAAGAAATCCGCCAGCGACCACCACCTGGATCGCTACTTCTACCAGCCGAACCTCAGCGGCAATGACCAACCGATGGATCTCACCAAAGGCAAGCACGCCGACAAAAGCGTGTCGCCTTCCCCCACGGTGGCCATGACCAAAGCCTCTGCCGCCGTCGCCTCCTTCATGTCCTCATCCCCCCTGAAGGAGAATGCCCTGTCTGACATCTCTGACATGCTGAGGAACCTCACGGAGAGCCAGGCCATCTCCAAGGCCTCCACGCCCACCAGCTTGTCGGAGCGCTCCGACGTGGAGGGCGCCACCCAGGAGGAAGCGGAGGAGGTGTCGCCGGCTCAGAAGCGCAAAGGCCGCCAGTCCAACTGGAACCCGCAGCACCTCCTCATCCTGCAGGCCCAGTTCGCCTCCAGCCTGAGGCAAACCGCCGACGGCAAGTACATGATGTCGGACCTGAGCCCGCAGGAGAGGATGCACATCTCCCGCTTCACCGGCCTCTCAATGACCACCATCTCCCACTGGCTGGCCAACGTCAAGTACCAGTTGCGCAGGACCGGCGGCACCAAGTTCCTGAAGAACCTGGACTCGGGCCACCCGGTGTTCTTCTGCAGCGACTGCGCCTCGCAGATCCGCTCCCCGTCCACCTACGTCAGCCACCTGGAGGCGCACCTTGGCTTCAGGCTGCGGGACCTGGCCAAGCTCTCCGGAGAGCAGCTCTTGGGTCAGATCTCCCAGCGGCGCCTCCACAAAGGACTCTCTGACAAACTCCTGGCCCATTTGCATCCGTCCAGCCGCCCTTTGCCCTCGTCCCTGCCGTCCTTTCCCGTGACCCTGCCCTCGTCCTTGCCCGCACCCGAT